The DNA region GCACCTCCGACCGGGCGCTGAAGCTGATGTCGCTGCTGCCGCTGAAGGAGAGCATGGAGCCGGCCAAGAGCGGCCTCGCCTATGCCCTGCCGCAGTCGCTCAGCCTTCGCGATGCGCTCGCCGAAATGATCTGGCAGGGGGTCGACGAGGCGGCGGTGCAGGATGGCGAAAAGGCGCCGGTGGGATCGATCTCGATGACAAGGCTGCTCGAACTGGGCCGCAAGGCATGAAACTCGTCGTCGCCAATCTCTTCCGGCTAACCGCACTCGGCTTGCTGCTGATCCTGCTTTTCAGGACCCAGTGGCTTTCCTTCCTGTTGACGCCGCTGACCAGCAACAATGCGCCCGCTGTCTATACGCAGAACAGCCTTGTCTCGCTGGCGCTCGGACATCTGCAACTGGTGATCGGATCGATCGTCTGCAGCGCCGTGCTCGCCGTTGCCGGCGGCATCTTCGTGACGCGGGAAAGCGGCGCGGATTTCCTGCCGCTGTCGCGCGCCATCGCCAATGCCGGCCAGACCTTCCCGCCGGTCGCCGTTCTGGCGCTCGCCGTGCCCGCCACCGGCTTCGGCGCCATGCCAACGCTGATCGCGCTCTTCCTCTACGGCCTGCTGCCGATCTTCGAAAACACCGTCGCCGGCCTGAAGCAGGTGTCGCCGCAGGTGCTCGACGCGGCCGACGGCATGGGCATGAACGGCACGCAGCGGCTCACGCGCGTCGAGCTGCCGCTTGCGCTGCCGCTGATCCTCGAAGGGCTGAAGGTCGCGACCGTGATCAATATCGGCACGGCGACGATCGGCTCGACGGTTGCCGCCAAGGGTCTCGGCGAGGTGATCATCGCCGGGCTGATATCGGACAATACCGCCTTCATCCTGCAGGGCGGGCTGATCGTCGGGCTGATGGCGGTACTGATCTATGACGCCATGGGCCTCGTCGAAGCGGCGATCACGCGAAGAATCGGCTTGCGCCCGGCGTAAGAGGACCGCTACCAAGGCTGCGGTGATCGATTGAACGGGAGGCCGCCTTGGCGAAGATGATCCACTCCATGATCCGCGTTCTCGACGAGGCGCGCTCGGTCGAGTTCTACGGCAAGGCCTTCGGTCTCTCGGTTGCCGACCGTGTCGATTTCGACACCTTCACGCTGATCTATCTGAGCAATGCCGAGACCGGCTTTGAGCTGGAGCTGACCGTCAACAAGGGCCGCACCGAACCCTATGATCTCGGCAAAGGCTATGGCCATCTCGCCGTCTCGGTCGAAGAAGTCGCCGTCGAGCGCGAGCGCATGGTGAAACTGGGGCTCAAGCCGGGCGAGCTGGTGGAGCTCAACCGCGACGGCAAGTTGTTCGGCCTGTTCTTCTTCGTCAGCGATCCCGACGGCTACAAGATCGAAGTGCTGCAGCGCCACGGCCGGTTTCTCTGACGGCGCGCGATCTTCCGATCCAACCATAATCCCACAGCTTCGAGCGGCATAACCAGGAGCCCGCCATGATCGAGAAAACCGCGCTCAATTCCGGCTGGACGCTCACCTGCAACGATACAGGAAGACCCGACCTGCCGGATGCGATGCCGGCGACGGTGCCCGGATGCGTCCATACCGACCTTCTCGCCAGCCGGCTGATCCCCGATCCCTATATCGATGTCAACGAGATCACCAATGACTGGATCGGCAGGGCGGACTGGACCTATCGCTGCCGCTTCGAGGCAACGCCCGACGATGGCAGAGTGCAGGAACTCGTCTTCGACGGGCTGGATACGATCGCGGTCATCAGCCTCAACGGCGAAGAGATCGGCCGGACATTCAACATGCACCGCACCTACCGTTTCGATGTTTCAGGTCTACTGAAGACCGGCGCCAACGAACTCTCCGTCACCTTCCGCTCCGCCTACGCCTATGGCGCTGAGATGGAAAAACATTACGGCTACCGGCCCAACAACTATCCGGGGCCGGGCAATCTGATGCGCAAGATGGCCTGCAATTTCGGCTGGGACTGGGGGCCGACGCTGGTGACGGCGGGCATCTGGAAGCCGGTGAGGCTGGAGAGCTGGGATGGGGCGCGGCTCGCCGAGACACGGGCGTCGGCCACGCTTGCCGGCGGCGACGGGCTGGTGACGGTGCATGCAAGACTGGCGCGCCACAGCAATTCCAGGCCGTTCCGGCTGGTCGCCGAGATCGGCGATGTGACGACGTCGGTTACGATCGCCGCCAGCGAAGACGAGGTTTCGTTCGAGATCACGCTGCCCTCGCCGCAGCTCTGGTGGCCACATCATCTCGGCGCCCAGCCGCTCTATCCGCTGACGCTTACGCTGATCGATGAGGCCAGCGGCGATCGGCTCGACAGCTTTGAGCGCGAGCTCGGTTTCCGTTCGCTCAGGCTCGATACCGCTGCAGATGCGTACGGTTCGGCCTTCACCTTCGTCATCAATGACGTGCCGTTGTTCATCGCCGGCGCCAACTGGATCCCCGACGATTGTTTTCCCTCGCGGGTGACGCGCGAGCGTTATGCTGCCCGGATCGAAGAGGCGAGGAGCGCCAATATTCATATGCTGCGCGTCTGGGGCGGCGGCATCTTCGAGCGCGACGAATTCTACGAAGCCTGCGACCGCATGGGCATGCTGGTCTGGCAGGATTTCCTCTTTGCCTGCGCCGCCTATCCGGAGGAGGAGCCGCTTCGAAGCGAGGTCGAGGCGGAGGTGCGCGACAATGTCGTGCGGCTGATGCCGCATGCTTCGCTGGTCCTCTGGAACGGCAATAACGAGAATATCTGGGGTTTCGACGAATGGGGCTGGCGGCCGATCGTCAAGGCGGGCGAGAGCTGGGGGCTCGGCTATTATCTCGACCTGCTGCCGAAGCTCTGCGACGAACTCGATCCCCGCCGGCCCTATTATCCCGGCAGCCCCTATTCCGGCTCGATGGAGATCGAGCCGAATGCCGACGGACATGGCTGCAAACATATCTGGGACGTCTGGAACGATGTCGGCTACGAGGTCTACCGCAACTACATCCCGCGTTTTTGCTCCGAATTCGGCTGGCAGGCGCCGGCCAATTGGGCGACGATCGAAGAGAGCGTCCACGATCAGCCGCTGACGCCGCAATCGAACGGCGTCTTCCACCACCAGAAGGCGACGCAGGGCAATGACAAGCTGATCCGCGGGTTGGCCGGCCATCTGCCGGTGCCAAGGACGATGGACGACTGGCACTTCGCCACCCAGCTCAACCAGGCGCGCGCCATCCGCTTCGGCATCGAGCACATGCGCTCGCACCGGGCAATCTGCAAGGGCGCGGTGGTCTGGCAGTTCAACGACTGCTGGCCGGTAACCTCCTGGGCCGCCCTCGATTCGGCCGGACGCCGCAAGCCGCTCTGGTTTGCGCTGAAGGCGGCCTTTGACCCGCGCCTGCTAACGATCCAGCCGCGCGACGGCGGACTGGCAGCGGTGGCGGTCAACGAGAGGACGCTGTTCTGGCGAGCCAAGATCAGCGGCAAACGCCTGAGGCTCGATGGCAGCGTGCTTGCGGAATTCGAATTCTGGCGGCTGCTCTGCGACCGCTTCGAGGCCAGGGAGTTTCCGCTGCCCGAGGAGGTCGTCAGGCCGGATTTACCGAAGGACGAGGTCGTTGTCGTCGACATGCTCGACCGGCGAGCGTTTCACTATTTCGTCGAGGATATCGACCTTGCCCTGCCGGCGCCGCGGCTGAGCGTCGATGTGACTGCGATAGAGGATGGTTACGCGGTCAAGGTGAAGGCCGAGAATTTTCTCAAGGATCTCTGCCTGATGGCGGATCGGCTGGATCCGGATGCGGTCGTCGATTCGATGCTGGTGACGCTGCTGCCGGGGGAGAGCCATGTGTTTGACGTGAGGACGGCGAAGGTGATTGAGGCTGTTGACATTGCTATCGGCACGGTGCTGCGATCGGCCAATGATCTACTCGCGGGTCGGTGAAAGCCCCTCATCCGTCCCCTCGCCCCGTTTTTACGGGGAGAGGGTTAGGGTGAGCGCCGACCCTGGCACAGGGGGCGTGGCGACGGTCACCACACACCAAAAGGCCCCGCTGCCAACGGGGCCCTTCCAGCTCGGTCCATCGAACGAGGTTACATCCAGTAGGGCGGCACGCCGTAATAATCATACACCCGGCGGCCATTGTCGTTGTACCAGGTGTCGTCATCGTCCGAATAGCTGGGTGCGCCTTCGATCTGCTCCTTGGTCAGGTCGATGCGGTAGCCGTCCAGCTGGGTGTCGTAATTCAGCTTTTCCCAAGGCAACGGATAGTGGTCATGACCAATGCCCAGGAAGCCGCCGAAGCTTAGCACGGCATAGGCGACGCGGCCGTCGCGCTTGCCGATGATCAGGCGTTCGATCGAGCCGATATGCCGGCCATCGGCGCCATAGACGCGGGTGCCTTCGACGCGGTCGCTGGCGATCAGCGAATGCGTTTCCTTGGCGTTCGGGTCACGGCGGCTGGCGTCGGTGTCCTGATTCAACATTTGAACCTCCTTTGGTGTTTCCTCATGGTTGGTATGAAAGGTCAACGCCAACGCGGACTCAAAGTTCCCTGCCTTTCCATGACCGCACCGGGCCTGATTGTTGACGTTTACGTCAAGGTTAGTATAGCTTCATTCGGCTTGAACCGTTCAGGCAATGGCATAAGCTGCCGGACTGGAAGATGGAGGATGCTTCCGGTCAATGAGAGCCGGTCGACCAGGGCTCGACCGGCGCGGCGGCCGCAAGGGAGAGAGAGACACGATGAGCAGCATTTCCGTCCATCCGAACGGAGCAAAAGCGGACAAGCCCTGGCTTGCCACCTATCCCGATATGGTTCCGGCCGAACTGCCGCCGCTGGAATATGCCTCGCTTGCCGAGCTTTTGGAAAAATCCTGCGCCCGTTACGCCGACCGGACGGTTTTTTCGAGCATGGGCAGGGCGATGAGCTACCGCGAGCTCGAAAGCCAGACGCGCAAGGTCGCCGCCTGGCTGCAGAGCATCGGCCTCGAGAAAGGCGACCGCGTCGCGGTGATGATGCCGAATGTCCTGCAGAACCCCGTCGCCACCTATGCGATCCTTCGGGCCGGCCTGGTGGTCGTCAACGTCAATCCGCTCTATACGCCGCGCGAACTCGAACACCAGCTGCGTGATTCCGGCGCCAAAGCGATCTTCGTGCTGGAGAATTTCGCCCGTACCGTCGAGCAGGTCCTCAACAAGACCGACCTGCGCCATGTCGTCGTCACCTCGCTCGGCGAAATGCTGGGGCCGAAGGGGCTGATGGTCAATTTCGTCGTGCGCAAGGTAAAGAAGCTCGTTCCCTCCTGGTCGATCCCTCAGCATAAGAGCTTCGGTCAGGTGCTCAGCGAAGGCGCAAGGAAAAGTCTCCGCCCGGTCACGCTTGCGGCCGGCGACATCGCCTTCCTGCAATATACCGGCGGCACAACGGGCATTGCCAAGGGCGCGGTGCTCACGCATCAGAACCTGCTCGCCAACAAGCTGCAGCTGTCGCTCTGGCTGCGATCGGCTTTCCAGCGCAAGAAACAACCGGAGGTGTTGAACTTCCTCTGCGCGCTGCCCCTCTACCACATCTTCGCGCTGACGGTGAATTCGCTGATGGGCATGTCGCTCGGCGCCCACAATATCCTGATCGCCAACCCGCGCGATATTCCCGGCCTCGTCAAGGAATTCGGAAGGTCGAACATTCATATCTTCCCCGGCCTTAACACGCTGTTCAACGCGCTGATGAACAACGCCGAATTCGCCAAGCTCGATTTCTCCTCTCTCATCATGTCGCTTGGCGGGGGCATGGCCGTCCAGCGCCCGGTTGCCGAACGCTGGTTGAAGATAACGGGCACGGCGGTGACAGAGGGCTACGGCCTTTCCGAGACGTCGCCTGTCGCCACCGCCAACCGCTTCGATTCGCCCGAGTTCACCGGCTCGATCGGCCTGCCGCTTCCCTCGACCGAACTCGATATCCGCGACGAGGAGGGCCGTTCGCTGCCAACAGGCGAAATCGGCGAGATCTGCATCCGCGGGCCGCAGGTGATGGCCGGCTATTGGCAGAAGCCGGAGGAAACGGCGCGGGTGATGACATCAGACGGCTATTTCCGCTCGGGCGACATGGGCTTCATGGACGAGCGCGGTTACACCAAGATCGTCGACCGCAAGAAGGACATGATCCTCGTTTCCGGCTTCAACGTCTATCCGAACGAGATCGAGGAAGTCGCCGCCATGCATGCCGGCATCCTGGAGGCGGCGGCGATCGGCGTGCCGGACGGGCATTCCGGCGAGGCGGTCAAGCTCTTCGTCGTCAGAAAGGATCCGACCCTGACGGAGGCGGAGGTGAGGGCCCATTGCATCGCCAATCTTACCAACTACAAGCGCCCGCGTTTCATCGAATTCCGCGCCGAACTGCCGAAGTCGCCTGTCGGCAAGATCCTGCGCAAGGACCTGCGCGGCTAAATTTGACGATCTGATGAAATTAAAGCCCTCCGCTCGCCGCGGATGATTTTTCATATTTGGAGCGGCGGCTGAACTTGATTTGCGCCTGAGAAAGCGAATAGTTTCCGCAACCTTTCCGCCTCAAAAGGAGCCTCCCATGAACGCCATCGTCGAACAGCTGAAAAGCACCGCTGATGCCACCAAGGCGACCGATCTCCGCGCCGCCTTCGCCGCCGATCCGCAGCGCTTTTCGCGCTTTTCCGTCTCGCTTGACGATCTGCTGATGGACTTTTCCAAGACGGCGGTGAACGACGAGATCCTCAAGCTTTTGGTCAGGCTTGCCGAAGAAGGCGGCGTCGAGAAGAAGCGCGAGGAGATGTTCTCCGGCAAGGCGATCAACTTCACCGAGGACCGCGCCGTCCTGCACACGGCGCTACGCAACCGGTCGAATACGCCTGTTCTGGTGGACGGCAAGGATGTCATGCCTGACGTCAACGCCGTGCTTGCCGCCATGGGCAAGTTTGCCGACGACATCCGCTCCGGCACGCTGAAGGGCGTCACCGGCAAGACGATCACCGACGTCATCAATATCGGCATCGGCGGCTCCGATCTTGGCCCCGTCATGGCGACGCTGGCGCTTGCCCCCTTCCATGACGGCCCGCGCGCCCATTTCGTCTCCAATATCGACGGTGCCCATATTGCCGACATCCTGAAGCTGGTGCAGCCGGAAACGACGCTGTTCATCGTCGCCTCGAAGACCTTCACGACCGTCGAGACGATGACCAATGCGCAGACGGCGCGCAATTTCATCGCGAAGGCGCTCGGCGAATCGGCCGTGCAGCACCACTTCGCCGCCGTCTCGACGGCGCTCGACAAGGTCGCCGCCTTCGGCATCGACAGCGCCCGCGTCTTCGGCTTCTGGGATTGGGTCGGCGGCCGCTACTCGATCTGGTCGGCGATCGGCCTGCCGCTGATGATCGCGATCGGGCCTGAGAATTTCGGCAAGTTCCTCGACGGCGCGCATGCGGTCGACAACCACTTCCGTAAGGCGCCGATTACCGAAAACCTGCCGATGCTGCTCGGCCTGATCGGCTTCTACCACCGCAATGTGCTGAACTATCCCACCCGCGCCATCCTGCCCTACGACCAGCGCCTGTCGCGTTTCCCGGCCTATCTGCAGCAGCTCGACATGGAATCGAACGGCAAGGGCGTCACCATCGACGGCACGCCGGTCGAGGGCAATTCCGGCCCGGTCGTCTGGGGCGAACCCGGCACCAATGGCCAGCACGCCTTCTACCAGCTCATCCATCAGGGCACGAGCATCATCCCGGCCGAATTCATGATCGCCGCCAATGCCTTCGAGTCGGAGTTGCGCCACCAACACCAGCTCTTGATCTCCAACGTGCTTGCCCAGTCTGAAGCACTGATGAAGGGCCGCACCTTCGCGGAAGCCAAGAAGCAGTTGACCGACAAGGGCATGGACGACAAGAAGGCCGATTTCATCGCGCCGCACCGCGTCTTCCAGGGCAACCGCCCGTCGATCACCTTCGTCTACGACAAGCTGACCCCCTATGCGCTCGGCCGTCTGATCGCGCTCTACGAACATCGCGTCTTCGTCGAAGGCGTGCTCTTCCGCATCAACTCCTTCGACCAGTGGGGCGTCGAACTCGGCAAGGAACTGGCAACGGGCCTGCTGCCCGTCGTCGAGGGCAAAGAGAGTGCGGCGAGCCACGATTCCTCCACCCAGGGGCTGGTTGCGGCGCTGGCGAAGCTTGCGAAGTAAGTTTCGAAAGCCGGGCTCGCCCCTCACCCTAACCCTCGGGGTCGAGCCACTGGTCTCGACCCGTCCTGCGGAGCCTCGTAACCGGGCGAGGGAGTAGGGGAACGGAGAGGTCGCGGCGTATCCTCCTCGCCGGTGAGAAGAGGGAGGCGCGAGGCTGCGGTATATATCCCTTCGCCCCGCAAGCGGGTCTGAAGGGCGGTGCCGGCGGCTGGCAAGGAGCGGAGGCCGGCTTCAGCATTACCAGGAAATTCACGCGCCCGGGGCGGATCGGACGACAGCGTCATGCGGCCGCAAATGATGACCTGATATCGGCCAGGCCAGCGCATCGGTGTCGATGGGCTGTTGGTGCGAAACCGGATTGAACGTTCCGCTAATAGAAAATTGTAGAAAGAATTCTTTCAATCCACCGTCGTCGCCCTAGATTCAAGCAAAATCTGTGCGCAGGGTACTTCCGACGACATGGCCTATCAAACCGGGGACGACACCCCGTTTCACCGTTTTCCGAAGCCTATACATGGGCCACTCGCGTCCGGACGTGTCCTTTCGATGGCGGCGCCAGCATCGGATCGTCCCTGCCCCGTCCATAAGGCTCTCCAAGGCGCCCGGCACAGAGCGTTTTCACGTTTCATCATCACTAAAGGAAGCTCATGAGCCGTCTTACCGTCGTTTCCAATCGTGTCCCCATGCCAGCCAAGGATGGCAGTGCCGCGGCCGGCGGCCTCGCGGTTGCGCTGCAGGCAGCCCTGCAGGCGCGCGGCGGCATCTGGATGGGATGGTCGGGAGAGTCGAGCGGAGAAAGGGAGCCTGGCCCGCTCTCGCTGCTGCAGAAGGGCAACATCACCTATGCGCTGACCGATCTCACCGACACCGATGTCGAGGAATATTATCGCGGCTTTGCAAACCGCGTTCTCTGGCCGATCTGTCACTACCGCCTCGACCTCGCCGAATATGGCCGGAAGGAAATGGCCGGCTATTTCCGCGTCAACCGTTTCTTCGCGCACCGGCTGGCGCCGATGATCGAGAAGGACGACATCATCTGGGTTCATGATTACCACCTGATTCCGCTGGCCGCCGAACTGCGGCAAATGGGGCTGAAGAACAGGATCGGCTTCTTCCTGCACATTCCCTGGCCGCCGGCCGATATTCTCGTCACCATGCCCGTTCATGAAGAGATCATGCGCGGCCTCTCCCATTACGATCTCGTCGGCTTCCAGACCGATTACGACCTCCAGAACTTCGCCGGTTACTTGAGACGGGAGGGCATCGGCGACGACCTCGGAAACGGGCTGTTCGATTCCCACGGGCGGATTTTCAAGGCCGGCGCCTATCCGATCGGGATCGAGACTGCTGGATTCGCCGAATTCGCCGAGAAAGCCGCAAACAATGTCATGGTGCAAAAGACCCGGCGCAGCATCGAAGGCCGGGATATGATCATCGGCGTCGACCGCCTCGATTATTCGAAGGGCATCATTCAGCGGCTGGAAGCGTTCGAACGCTTCCTGACCACCAATCCCGCCTACCAGAACAAGGTCACCTATCTGCAGGTCACGCCGAAATCGCGATCGGAGGTCCCCGAATACGAGCATATGCAGAAGATGGTCGCCGAACAGGCCGGCCGCGTGAACGGCGGCATCGGAACGGTCGACTGGGTACCGATCCGCTATGTCAACCGATCGATCAGCCGCAACGTGCTCGCCGGCCTCTACCGCCTGGCGAGGATCGGGCTGGTGACGCCGTTGCGCGACGGCATGAACCTCGTCGCCAAGGAATATGTCGCCGCCCAGGATCCGGATCGCCCGGGCGTTCTGGTGCTGTCGCGCTTCGCCGGTGCGGCACGGGAGTTGAGGGGCGCGCTGCTGGTCAATCCCTATGATGTCGAGGGCACCGCCAATGCGCTTGCCCGCGGCCTTGCCATGTCGCTCGAGGAGCGCCGCGACCGCTGGAGCATGATGATGGAACACCTGCTCTCGCACGATGTCTCACTGTGGTGCGAAACCTTCCTGCGGGATCTGGTGACCGCTCCAGAGCTTCAACCGGGGGGTGACTCCCGGATCGTTTCTTGATCGATCGGTGCCGACCGGTCCTTCGGATCCCCGACGGGAGAAGAGGGGATCGAAACGTTGCCGCATATCTCTTCTCCCCACGGGGAGAAGAGGAAATCGGAACGTCGCGGCACATTTCCTTCGCCCCGGAAGCGGGAGGAAGGTGCCGGCGGATGAGGGGCCGATGCTCGCTTAAGCCTTAAAGCCCGATCTCATGCGCCCATGGCGGATTGGCGCCGGCGCGGGAGACGGTGACGGCGGCCGCCTTGGCGCCGAGCGTCAGGGCGTTGCGCACCGCCTGTTCGTCGAGCGAGGCGACCTGTTCTTTGCTCAGCAGATTGTCCATCTTCAGCGAGGCCAGCACGCCGGCGTCGAAGGTATCGCCGGCGCCGACCGTGTCGACGACGGCAACGCGTTCACTCGGCACCGTCACCTTGCGATCCCTGGTATAGCCGGACGCGCCTTCGGCGCCCTTGGTGATGACGACGAGCTTGGCGCCGTGGGCGAGCCAATGGGCGGCGAGCGCGTCGTGGTCACCTTGGAGCCCGAACCAGTCGAGATCCTCGTCGGA from Rhizobium sp. NLR16a includes:
- a CDS encoding ABC transporter permease — translated: MKLVVANLFRLTALGLLLILLFRTQWLSFLLTPLTSNNAPAVYTQNSLVSLALGHLQLVIGSIVCSAVLAVAGGIFVTRESGADFLPLSRAIANAGQTFPPVAVLALAVPATGFGAMPTLIALFLYGLLPIFENTVAGLKQVSPQVLDAADGMGMNGTQRLTRVELPLALPLILEGLKVATVINIGTATIGSTVAAKGLGEVIIAGLISDNTAFILQGGLIVGLMAVLIYDAMGLVEAAITRRIGLRPA
- a CDS encoding VOC family protein yields the protein MAKMIHSMIRVLDEARSVEFYGKAFGLSVADRVDFDTFTLIYLSNAETGFELELTVNKGRTEPYDLGKGYGHLAVSVEEVAVERERMVKLGLKPGELVELNRDGKLFGLFFFVSDPDGYKIEVLQRHGRFL
- a CDS encoding glycoside hydrolase family 2 protein, whose amino-acid sequence is MIEKTALNSGWTLTCNDTGRPDLPDAMPATVPGCVHTDLLASRLIPDPYIDVNEITNDWIGRADWTYRCRFEATPDDGRVQELVFDGLDTIAVISLNGEEIGRTFNMHRTYRFDVSGLLKTGANELSVTFRSAYAYGAEMEKHYGYRPNNYPGPGNLMRKMACNFGWDWGPTLVTAGIWKPVRLESWDGARLAETRASATLAGGDGLVTVHARLARHSNSRPFRLVAEIGDVTTSVTIAASEDEVSFEITLPSPQLWWPHHLGAQPLYPLTLTLIDEASGDRLDSFERELGFRSLRLDTAADAYGSAFTFVINDVPLFIAGANWIPDDCFPSRVTRERYAARIEEARSANIHMLRVWGGGIFERDEFYEACDRMGMLVWQDFLFACAAYPEEEPLRSEVEAEVRDNVVRLMPHASLVLWNGNNENIWGFDEWGWRPIVKAGESWGLGYYLDLLPKLCDELDPRRPYYPGSPYSGSMEIEPNADGHGCKHIWDVWNDVGYEVYRNYIPRFCSEFGWQAPANWATIEESVHDQPLTPQSNGVFHHQKATQGNDKLIRGLAGHLPVPRTMDDWHFATQLNQARAIRFGIEHMRSHRAICKGAVVWQFNDCWPVTSWAALDSAGRRKPLWFALKAAFDPRLLTIQPRDGGLAAVAVNERTLFWRAKISGKRLRLDGSVLAEFEFWRLLCDRFEAREFPLPEEVVRPDLPKDEVVVVDMLDRRAFHYFVEDIDLALPAPRLSVDVTAIEDGYAVKVKAENFLKDLCLMADRLDPDAVVDSMLVTLLPGESHVFDVRTAKVIEAVDIAIGTVLRSANDLLAGR
- a CDS encoding PRC-barrel domain-containing protein; the encoded protein is MLNQDTDASRRDPNAKETHSLIASDRVEGTRVYGADGRHIGSIERLIIGKRDGRVAYAVLSFGGFLGIGHDHYPLPWEKLNYDTQLDGYRIDLTKEQIEGAPSYSDDDDTWYNDNGRRVYDYYGVPPYWM
- a CDS encoding long-chain fatty acid--CoA ligase: MSSISVHPNGAKADKPWLATYPDMVPAELPPLEYASLAELLEKSCARYADRTVFSSMGRAMSYRELESQTRKVAAWLQSIGLEKGDRVAVMMPNVLQNPVATYAILRAGLVVVNVNPLYTPRELEHQLRDSGAKAIFVLENFARTVEQVLNKTDLRHVVVTSLGEMLGPKGLMVNFVVRKVKKLVPSWSIPQHKSFGQVLSEGARKSLRPVTLAAGDIAFLQYTGGTTGIAKGAVLTHQNLLANKLQLSLWLRSAFQRKKQPEVLNFLCALPLYHIFALTVNSLMGMSLGAHNILIANPRDIPGLVKEFGRSNIHIFPGLNTLFNALMNNAEFAKLDFSSLIMSLGGGMAVQRPVAERWLKITGTAVTEGYGLSETSPVATANRFDSPEFTGSIGLPLPSTELDIRDEEGRSLPTGEIGEICIRGPQVMAGYWQKPEETARVMTSDGYFRSGDMGFMDERGYTKIVDRKKDMILVSGFNVYPNEIEEVAAMHAGILEAAAIGVPDGHSGEAVKLFVVRKDPTLTEAEVRAHCIANLTNYKRPRFIEFRAELPKSPVGKILRKDLRG
- the pgi gene encoding glucose-6-phosphate isomerase; amino-acid sequence: MNAIVEQLKSTADATKATDLRAAFAADPQRFSRFSVSLDDLLMDFSKTAVNDEILKLLVRLAEEGGVEKKREEMFSGKAINFTEDRAVLHTALRNRSNTPVLVDGKDVMPDVNAVLAAMGKFADDIRSGTLKGVTGKTITDVINIGIGGSDLGPVMATLALAPFHDGPRAHFVSNIDGAHIADILKLVQPETTLFIVASKTFTTVETMTNAQTARNFIAKALGESAVQHHFAAVSTALDKVAAFGIDSARVFGFWDWVGGRYSIWSAIGLPLMIAIGPENFGKFLDGAHAVDNHFRKAPITENLPMLLGLIGFYHRNVLNYPTRAILPYDQRLSRFPAYLQQLDMESNGKGVTIDGTPVEGNSGPVVWGEPGTNGQHAFYQLIHQGTSIIPAEFMIAANAFESELRHQHQLLISNVLAQSEALMKGRTFAEAKKQLTDKGMDDKKADFIAPHRVFQGNRPSITFVYDKLTPYALGRLIALYEHRVFVEGVLFRINSFDQWGVELGKELATGLLPVVEGKESAASHDSSTQGLVAALAKLAK
- the otsA gene encoding alpha,alpha-trehalose-phosphate synthase (UDP-forming); translated protein: MSRLTVVSNRVPMPAKDGSAAAGGLAVALQAALQARGGIWMGWSGESSGEREPGPLSLLQKGNITYALTDLTDTDVEEYYRGFANRVLWPICHYRLDLAEYGRKEMAGYFRVNRFFAHRLAPMIEKDDIIWVHDYHLIPLAAELRQMGLKNRIGFFLHIPWPPADILVTMPVHEEIMRGLSHYDLVGFQTDYDLQNFAGYLRREGIGDDLGNGLFDSHGRIFKAGAYPIGIETAGFAEFAEKAANNVMVQKTRRSIEGRDMIIGVDRLDYSKGIIQRLEAFERFLTTNPAYQNKVTYLQVTPKSRSEVPEYEHMQKMVAEQAGRVNGGIGTVDWVPIRYVNRSISRNVLAGLYRLARIGLVTPLRDGMNLVAKEYVAAQDPDRPGVLVLSRFAGAARELRGALLVNPYDVEGTANALARGLAMSLEERRDRWSMMMEHLLSHDVSLWCETFLRDLVTAPELQPGGDSRIVS